From a region of the Podospora pseudopauciseta strain CBS 411.78 chromosome 7 map unlocalized CBS411.78m_7, whole genome shotgun sequence genome:
- a CDS encoding uncharacterized protein (EggNog:ENOG503P13P; COG:S), with protein sequence MIYPRLTTHVRQTEPTPYYLFDMALKSEMAFSTARIAIGGGQDGVAEVLSSTPSAESECQLQRCVLPKSDRTIQLSWPRLGDKRRAMVGQSPTPRSRSSTGTRKQAHKNSQTTRIVHVSQKDLELHYYLNASVGKVHSQPTLEPPLAWNPSVIKAQDEDLLQHFQKSASKSLAIFGHDSFELGNALIRIALANTSASATAILQCLLAFSALHRDDVHSQAFELKITALQALGAASSITPIGATDAIQHVAAGMLLCSFEAHKSSCTSGEWIIYLENAKKVIHTVGLDKIEGNIDLAMILDWVYYHDVLARFSLQHWQKQTAASTGSQRFFTKPFNVQSLATGLIKLLSEVCDAFSARPATAFNRKKSSKETEDYKNFLQILDWRIRSLPLSTPGTTVSSPEERDSLLLLELYRLALLIYLNRASNNLINQSFRTEKHIAQAFSILPKLKSCDRQFPVFILGCEATNDEYRAVILDLIARAEKEESSRSFNHVKLLLQAVWAQDDLAEGEVDYWEKISHVISCCRITPSFV encoded by the exons ATGATTTATCCCCGGCTCACCACTCACGTTCGACAGACTGAGCCAACACCTTATTACTTGTTTGACATGGCACTCAAGTCCGAGATGGCGTTTTCAACGGCAAGGATAGCGATCGGTGGTGGGCAAGATGGTGTTGCAG AAGTTCTCAGTTCCACTCCGAGCGCAGAATCGGAGTGCCAACTACAACGATGTGTCTTGCCCAAATCCGACCGCACCATTCAGCTATCATGGCCCCGTCTAGGCGACAAAAGACGAGCCATGGTGGGTCAGTCTCCAACACCGCGGTCACGGTCTTCAACCGGCACGAGGAAGCAAGCACACAAGAATTCTCAAACTACAAGGATCGTTCATGTTTCCCAGAAAGATCTTGAACTGCACTACTACCTGAACGCCTCTGTGGGGAAAGTGCATTCTCAGCCAACCCTTGAGCCACCCCTCGCATGGAATCCATCTGTAATCAAGGCTCAAGACGAAGACCTCCTCCAGCATTTTCAAAAGTCGGCCTCGAAGTCGCTGGCAATATTTGGCCACGACAGCTTCGAACTGGGGAACGCCCTCATTCGGATTGCCTTGGCAAATACTTCGGCATCAGCTACCGCAATTCTCCAGTGCCTTCTTGCGTTTTCCGCCTTACATCGGGATGATGTCCATTCACAAGCGTTTGAGCTCAAGATCACAGCACTTCAGGCATTGGGGGCTGCATCGTCCATCACTCCTATTGGTGCAACCGACGCAATCCAGCATGTGGCTGCAGGAATGCTCTTGTGTTCTTTTGAGGCGCACAAGTCTTCTTGCACCTCGGGTGAATGGATCATTTACCTGGAGAACGCTAAAAAGGTCATCCACACTGTCGGATTGGATAAAATAGAAGGAAACATAGACCTGGCTATGATTCTTGACTGGGTATACTACCATGATGTGCTGGCGCGTTTCAGTCTTCAACACTGGCAGAAACAGACTGCTGCAAGCACAGGATCGCAAAGATTCTTTACCAAG CCCTTCAATGTTCAGTCTTTGGCTACAGGTCTCATCAAGCTTCTATCTGAAGTCTGTGATGCATTTTCGGCACGCCCTGCGACTGCATTCAACAGGAAGAAGTCGTCCAAAGAGACGGAAGACTACAAAAACTTTCTTCAGATTCTTGATTGGAGAATTCGTAGTCTTCCCCTATCCACTCCAGGGACAACTGTTTCCAGTCCAGAAGAAAGGGACTCACTGCTACTCCTGGAACTCTACCGACTGGCACTCCTTATATATCTCAATCGAGCGTCCAACAACCTAATCAATCAGTCCTTCAGAACCGAAAAGCATATTGCTCAAGCATTTTCAATTTTGCCCAAACTTAAGTCTTGTGATAGACAGTTCCCCGTCTTTATCCTCGGATGCGAGGCAACAAACGACGAATACAGAGCAGTGATTCTTGACCTCATCGCAAGGGCGGAAAAGGAGGAATCGTCAAGGTCGTTCAATCACGTTAAGCTGCTTCTGCAAGCTGTCTGGGCGCAGGATGATTtggctgagggggaggtggattaCTGGGAGAAAATCAGCCATGTCATCAGCTGCTGTCGGATAACACCTTCTTTTGTATA
- a CDS encoding uncharacterized protein (COG:G; COG:M; EggNog:ENOG503NZCX), translating into MSTQNIITVFGATGAQGGSVADIFLQDPKLKSSWSVRAVTRDTTKESAKKLQQKGAEVVAADLNDKSTLIKAMEGASAVYAVTNYWEKCDMKLEIQQGKNLVDAAKETGVQHFIWSSLLNITKLSNGKLPNVYHFDSKALVEDYAREVGLPATFFLAGAYMSNLPGGMFRRDPQADNTWILSLPVSDQAVQPLFDAAADTGKFIKAAVLNRDKVLGKRLLGATSYLTNAQIVEGFKKVFPEAGKTASYKQIPDKAFYEVLTKYQGAPDFVAQEMLENMHLFEQFGYYGGESLDETHALLEDKLTTWEEFVAKTSKWGEELK; encoded by the exons ATGTCCACccaaaacatcatcaccgtTTTTGGTGCCACTGGCGCCCAAGGTGGCTCTGTGGCAGACATTTTTCTTCAAGATCCGAAACTCAAGTCAAGCTGGAGTGTTAGGGCCGTCACTCGCGACACAACCAAGGAGTCAGCCAAAAAGCTTCAGCAGAAAGGTGCCGAAGTCGTTGCT GCCGACCTTAATGATAAGTCCACTTTGATCAAAGCCATGGAGGGGGCCTCGGCTGTATACGCAGTCACCAACTACTGGGAGAAGTGTGACATGAAGCTGGAAATTCAGCAAGGAAAGAACCTTGTCGATGCTGCCAAAGAGACTGGCGTCCAGCATTTCATCTGGAGCTCGCTTCTCAACATCACGAAAT TGAGTAATGGAAAGTTGCCGAATGTGTACCACTTTGACAGCAAGGCTCTGGTGGAGGATTACGCCCGTGAGGTTGGCCTCCCTGCCACCTTCTTTCTTGCAGGAGCCTACATGTCGAACCTTCCTGGTGGCATGTTCCGCCGCGATCCACAGGCCGATAATACCTGGATCTTGAGCCTGCCTGTTTCCGACCAAGCTGTTCAGCCCCTGTTCGACGCAGCCGCCGACACCGGGAAGTTCATCAAGGCAGCTGTACTGAATCGTGACAAGGTTCTCGGCAAGCGTCTCCTTGGTGCCACCAGCTATCTTACCAATGCCCAGATTGTCGAGGGCTTCAAGAAGGTCTTCCCCGAGGCGGGAAAGACAGCAAGTTACAAACAGATCCCCGACAAGGCCTTTTACGAGGTTCTTACCAAGTACCAGGGTGCACCCGACTTTGTCGCACAAGAGATGCTGGAAAACATGCATCTGTTCGAGCAGTTTGGCTACTATGGTGGAGAAAGTCTTGACGAGACACATGCGCTTCTGGAGGACAAGTTGACGACTTGGGAGGAGTTTGTGGCAAAGACATCAAAGTGGGGAGAGGAGCTGAAGTGA
- a CDS encoding uncharacterized protein (EggNog:ENOG503NUBW; COG:C), translating to MSGNSTTIPTRPLGPGGPEIPILGLGLMGLSSFYGTPPSDDERLAFLDRAHAIGCTHWDSAALYGDSEVLLGKWFEKTGKRKDIFLATKFGNRVLPDGTREFCNEPEYIREAVKESLRKLKTDYIDLLYCHRISGKTPIEDVIETMKEFVESGQVRHIGLSECGADTLIRASKIHPIRAYQIEYSPFTRDIEFPDLNLAKTCRDLKIPIVAYSPLGRGMLTGKYSSADDFEQGDFRRAVPRFSAENFPKNMELVEKIKQIAAKKGCTPGQLTLAWMMKQDLVFPIPGTKKIAYLEENWGANSIYETLTKEEEREVREAIDKTEVYGTRYPAAAMGALVKDTPPRS from the exons ATGTCCGGAAATAGCACCACCATTCCCACCCGTCCCTTGGGCCCTGGTGGGCCAGAGATTCCAATtctagggttagggttgatgGGCCTGAGTT CATTCTATGGAACCCCCCCTTCTGACGATGAGCGTCTTGCTTTTCTCGACCGCGCTCATGCGATCGGATGTACACACTGGGACTCGGCCGCTCTGTATGGAGACAGCGAGGTCCTGCTTGGGAAATGGTTTGAAAAGACTGGGAAGAGAAAAGAC ATTTTCCTAGCCACTAAGTTCGGCAACAGAGTGCTGCCGGATGGCACGAGAGAATTCTGCAATGAGCCCGAGTACATCAGGGAAGCAGTGAAGGAGAGCTTGAGAAAGTTGAAGACAGACTACATCGATCTGCTGTACTG CCACCGCATCAGCGGCAAAACCCCGATCGAGGATGTTATTGAGACCATGAAGGAATTTGTCGA ATCTGGTCAAGTCCGCCACATTGGCCTCTCGGAATGCGGTGCCGACACACTCATCCGCGCAAGCAAGATTCATCCCATCAGGGCTTACCAGATCGAATATTCCCCTTTCACAAGAGATATTGAGTTCCCCGACCTCAACCTAGCCAAAACTTGCCGCGACCTGAAGATCCCCATCGTTGCCTACTCTCCGTTGGGCCGAGGCATGCTCACGGGTAAGTATTCCTCGGCGGACGACTTTGAGCAGGGTGACTTCCGCCGGGCAGTTCCTCGCTTCTCGGCCGAGAACTTCCCCAAGAACAtggagttggtggagaagaTCAAACAGATTGCAGCTAAGAAGGGGTGTACGCCCGGTCAACTGACTCTGGCATGGATGATGAAGCAAGACCTCGTCTTCCCTATTCCGGGAACAAAGAAGATTGCATATTTGGAGGAGAATTGGGGAGCCAACTCAATCTATGAGACGCttaccaaggaggaggagagggaggtgagagAGGCGATCGATAAAACTGAAGTGTATGGCACCAGATATCCTGCGGCGGCGATGGGTGCTTTGGTAAAGGACACGCCACCCCGTTCCTAG
- a CDS encoding uncharacterized protein (EggNog:ENOG503NWNG; COG:Q): MSLPQTYKQAVFRSAGAPLTIEEVPLKQPGPKEVLVKVEACGVCFSDMFAQNNIMGGGFPIVPGHEIIGRVASVGLNVSTWKVGDRFGSGWHGGHDGTCRSCKKGYHQMCDNQVVNGETKQGGYAEYVLLRSEAGVPIPETVSAAKYAPILCAGMTVFNSIRHMNVGVGETVAVQGLGGLGHLAIQFANKFGYRVVAISRGADKESFAHELGAHEYIDTSKVDAGEGLKRLGGASLVVTTSPSANTMSGLMQGLGPLGKLLILSVPGDVSVNTGVMLRYGLSVQAWPCGHAIDSEEAIAFTQLQNIDCLIEEFPLERANDAFDAMLSGRVRFRAVITF, from the exons ATGTCACTCCCCCAAACATACAAGCAAGCTGTCTTCCGGTCAGCCGGTGCACCCCTGACGATAGAAGAAGTGCCCCTTAAGCAACCCGGACCAAAAGAAGTCTTGGTCAAGGTGGAAGCCTGTGGAGTATGCTTCTCTGATATGTTTGCTCAAAACAACATCATGGGTGGCGGATT TCCCATTGTTCCCGGCCATGAGATCATTGGTCGGGTAGCATCGGTAGGACTCAATGTCAGCACCTGGAAGGTTGGCGATAGGTTCGGAAGCGGATGGCATGGTGGACACGATG GCACCTGTCGGTCCTGCAAAAAGGGGTACCACCAAATGTGCGATAACCAGGTTGTCAACGGAGAAACCAAACAAGGAGGGT ACGCCGAGTATGTCTTGCTGCGCTCCGAGGCGGGTGTCCCCATTCCCGAAACAGTGTCAGCCGCCAAGTACGCGCCTATTCTCTGCGCCGGCATGACCGTCTTCAACTCAATTCGGCACATGAACGTTGGTGTTGGCGAGACGGTGGCTGTCCAGGGGCTGGGCGGGCTCGGTCACCTGGCTATCCAATTCGCCAACAAGTTCGGATATCGCGTGGTGGCCATTTCCAGGGGCGCTGACAAGGAGAGCTTTGCGCACGAGCTGGGGGCACATGAATACATCGACACGTCCAAAGTCGACGCCGGAGAAGGTTTGAAGAGGCTCGGGGGCGCCTCGCTGGTGGTGACTACAAGCCCCAGCGCGAATACAATGTCTGGGTTGATGCAGGGCTTGGGGCCGCTGGGCAAGCTGTTGATCCTGAGTGTGCCGGGCGATGTGAGCGTCAACACTGGAGTCATG CTGAGATATGGGTTGTCTGTTCAGGCATGGCCGTGTGGCCATGCTATCGACTCGGAGGAGGCAATTGCCTTCACTCAGCTGCAAAACATCGACTGTCTCATTGAAGAATTTCCATTGGAGAGGGCCAACGACGCTTTCG ATGCTATGCTAAGCGGGAGGGTCAGGTTCCGCGCCGTAATTACGTTTTGA
- a CDS encoding uncharacterized protein (COG:S; EggNog:ENOG503NVJZ), which produces MIQVQHPLSAYSVAPTPGLLDGAGDISMPLMVGCCTEHDRLRPEPYFSSAHGSIYYTPRHPLERRRRTESASFPTPLIQPRQRRPHSIHIISYPPGFIPPDLRPPKSSQTSTRKTTRKLSREQKKAQKEGEKERRRLEKERSEKKEKRRSLRSLPPGAEKVGKVLDKIKAVFSHPPNSTPTVTATPTSRAQSRPSSFISFARRLSRFEGSYVEDTVIDIPVSTGRPGGEEITVQEPIMATATGPNPLGGNAFQASNRTSMVSIRSAKSMMSSSVSEIQKPVASGSGLACSIILAEPNVFLTGFEHDSHSRRQGQQQSSALLRGKLQLNVSKNVKIKSVTLKLVGKARTEWPEGIPPSKTDLFEEQTLRTQSLVFFHAMHEGMWETEYGSQCTFVPKTSSTHHNLMSSLYNNSNSSLHILGKSRNSSTLTAKERKRLSLQSVQSRSFGKGESPFANPVQAKGFKIFGPGTYEYAFELPIDHNQLETTKLQYGSVRWELETMVERAGAFKPNLHGSKEVSIVRLPDQMSLEMTEPISISRHWEDQLHYDIMISGKSFPIGAKIPIAFKLTPLAKVQVHKLKVFVTESIEYWTNDRHVTRKDSGRKILLLEKVAGKPLDKQYEASDIRVLSGGELDAEQRDEARMLAIRRRLQEAARAGGPPRPLPDPSNNLLGELDLGLESFWGSTEIEMNVQLPTCDMMARDKTLRLHPDCSWKNVNIVMRISRLDPDDPAGKRRRHFEISIDSPFTVLNCRATQANTSLPQYSGRDGPAEQRQQMSCGCSDAHPLDPNSSNAATPLAMIEEDAQSLNNSRLRIDSNINTSAGGLPSMPQAAHLQSAARTGGSVHRASSSLSRARGLPSPLDREPRPIHLLRHPSYNPPPFNADDPPPPLPAELMTPPPNYDIIVGTPSVDGMADYFARLAAYDLEQEGSRRNSDDTIGPIDVDPFSGARLTPRPPHEAGDDDSSDSNDDEVARAHRRGRVNVANPRTPGGRLVPSRSLEIERPTVRLDMTGVVRRGHYLLHTNPTRHMYMQHTFTYHLYVFIGMAQTKYPLFLLFFDFIHHPACIDKGDG; this is translated from the exons ATGATTCAGGTGCAG CATCCTCTGTCCGCCTACAGCGTGGCCCCGACCCCGGGGCTCCTGGACGGAGCTGGGGACATCTCTATGCCCCTGATGGTCGGATGCT GTACCGAACACGATCGATTGCGTCCCGAGCCCTACTTCTCGTCCGCACACGGATCCATCTACTACACACCGAGACACCCACTTGAGCGCAGGCGCCGCACCGAGAGTGCTAGCTTCCCGACGCCGCTGATACAGCCTCGCCAGCGTCGACCTCACTCGATTCACATCATCTCGTACCCTCCTGGTTTTATCCCCCCGGATTTGCGGCCGCCAAAGTCGAGTCAGACGTCCACAAGGAAGACCACCAGGAAATTGAGCCgagagcagaagaaggctcagaaggagggcgagaaggaacggaggaggctggaaaaggagcggtcagaaaagaaagagaagcgGCGGTCTCTTCGATCACTGCCCCCTGGTGCTGAAAAGGTCGGGAAGGTGTTGGACAAGATAAAGGCAGTCTTCTCCCATCCGCCGAACTCTACGCCCACAGTTACAGCAACCCCTACGTCGAGGGCCCAATCCCGCCCGTCGAGCTTTATAAGCTTCGCCCGGCGACTTTCCCGATTCGAAGGATCCTACGTCGAAGACACCGTGATCGATATTCCAGTATCTACAGGCCGACCAGGTGGGGAGGAGATAACGGTCCAGGAACCCATCATGGCTACCGCCACTGGCCCGAATCCCCTCGGAGGGAACGCATTTCAAGCATCCAACAGGACCAGCATGGTGTCGATACGATCCGCCAAGAGCATGATGAGTTCATCGGTGTCCGAAATTCAGAAGCCTGTAGCATCAGGGAGCGGGCTGGCTTGCTCGATAATATTAGCAGAGCCGAATGTTTTTCTCACGGGATTCGAACATGACAGTCACTCCAGGCGCCAAGGACAGCAGCAATCAAGCGCACTGCTTCGTGGAAAGCTGCAGTTGAACGTGTCCAAGAATGTCAAGATCAAGTCGGTCACGCTGAAGCTGGTGGGCAAGGCCAGAACGGAGTGGCCCGAGGGAATTCCGCCGTCCAAAACGGACCTGTTCGAAGAGCAGACGCTCCGCACCCAGTCCCTTGTATTTTTCCATGCCATGCATGAAGGCATGTGGGAGACGGAGTATGGGAGCCAGTGCACATTTGTGCCAAAAACCAGCTCTACACATCACAATCTCATGTCCTCGCTCTACAACAACTCCAATTCGTCACTTCATATTCTCGGAAAGTCTAGAAACTCTTCTACGCTGACAGCCAAGGAAAGGAAACGCCTTTCCCTTCAGTCTGTGCAGTCCCGAAGTTTTGGAAAGGGCGAGTCGCCATTTGCGAATCCGGTCCAAGCAAAGGGGTTCAAGATTTTTGGCCCCGGCACATACGAGTACGCCTTTGAGTTGCCCATCGATCACAACCAACTCGAGACGACAAAGCTCCAATACGGCTCGGTCCGGTGGGAGCTGGAAACTATGGTGGAGCGTGCTGGAGCATTCAAGCCGAACCTGCACGGTTCCAAAGAGGTGTCAATTGTCCGTCTCCCCGACCAGATGTCTCTCGAGATGACGGAGCCAATATCCATCAGCCGCCACTGGGAAGATCAGCTGCATTACGACATCATGATCTCGGGGAAGAGCTTTCCCATCGGCGCCAAAATCCCCATTGCATTCAAGCTCACGCCCTTGGCAAAAGTTCAGGTCCACAAACTTAAAGTGTTCGTGACAGAAAGCATCGAGTACTGGACCAACGACCGCCATGTCACGCGCAAAGACTCGGGGAGGAAGATATTATTGCTGGAGAAGGTGGCCGGCAAACCCCTGGACAAGCAATACGAGGCCAGCGACATCCGTGTTCTCAGCGGTGGCGAGCTGGATGCTGAACAACGGGACGAGGCGCGAATGCTGGCTATCCGAAGACGGCTACAAGAAGCTGCCAGGGCTGGCGGTCCTCCGCGGCCACTCCCTGATCCGAGCAACAATTTGTTGGGTGAACTAGACCTTGGTCTGGAGAGCTTCTGGGGAAGCACCGAGATCGAGATGAACGTGCAGCTACCAACATGCGACATGATGGCGCGCGACAAAACGCTTCGTTTGCATCCCGACTGCAGTTGGAAGAATGTTAAT ATCGTCATGCGCATCTCTCGCTTGGACCCGGATGATCCCGCAGGAAAGCGTCGGCGGCATTTCGAGATCAGCATTGATAGCCCCTTTACTGTCTTGAACTGCCGTGCAACCCAAGCCAACACGTCCCTCCCGCAGTACAGCGGGCGAGACGGCCCTGCCGAGCAACGACAGCAGATGTCGTGCGGTTGTTCGGACGCGCATCCTTTGGATCCCAACTCATCCAACGCGGCCACGCCGCTCGCCATGATCGAAGAGGATGCCCAGAGCCTGAACAACAGCCGACTGCGGATTGactccaacatcaacaccagcgcCGGCGGTCTGCCCAGCATGCCCCAGGCTGCCCACCTACAGTCCGCCGCTCGAACTGGCGGATCTGTGCACAGGGCCAGCAGTTCGCTGAGCCGTGCTCGGGGTCTTCCAAGTCCGCTGGACCGTGAGCCACGGCCCATTCACCTGCTGAGACACCCCTCATACAATCCGCCTCCCTTCAACGCAGACGatccgccgccaccgctgcCGGCGGAGCTCATGACGCCACCTCCCAACTACGACATTATCGTGGGAACTCCGAGCGTGGACGGCATGGCCGACTACTTTGCACGTCTGGCTGCGTACGACCTGGAACAAGAGGGCTCGAGACGGAACAGCGATGATACGATCGGACCCATCGATGTCGACCCATTTTCGGGCGCGCGGCTGACACCTAGGCCGCCGCATGAAGCCGGCGATGACGACTCTTCTGACAGCAACGACGATGAGGTCGCCCGGGCCCACCGCCGCGGACGAGTCAATGTGGCCAATCCGAGAACACCGGGCGGTCGTTTGGTTCCAAGTCGGAGTCTGGAAATCGAGCGTCCCACCGTGAGGCTCGACAtgacgggggtggtgaggcggGGGCA CTACCTCCTCCACACAAACCCCACACGACACATGTATATGCAACACACATTCACATACCATCTTTATGTTTTCATTGGCATGGCACAAACAAAATaccccctttttttgttATTCTTTGACTTCATCCATCATCCTGCATGCATTGACAAGGGAGATGGATAG
- a CDS encoding uncharacterized protein (COG:D; EggNog:ENOG503NX2Z) — translation MGTTYEMPHLASSKNHIHHHSTHAPPMPQQDRYRSALNERPPPNEQIYNSTSRCSAPVYQQPHVQQAPRPNLPSSSAAPVAALPSSTVAPNQRRGANRHSSRPSSPPLDMSLVFHSMEIPECISPRSGNLGDFMAEVAALFWFESPQTFETAEKIRTLPPNAAIARLSANAVASSDFKKWVMNIVDATKITQNVALLALLYIYRLKMANPSVKGRPGSEFRLLTVALMLGNKFLDDNTYTNKTWAEVSGIGVNEIHVMEVEFLSNMRYSLLVSAEQWRAWLDKLANVYEYLEIAKRSPSPSPSPLLMPSPSHRAFASPTPSPMSTAAMQPTPAGPFSGGNIQNSNNHGPVGWPHPYSSNNAVSPLALKPEQHLLRKRSFTEDDPTEPPAKRLGRAAPEQPQPIHLPAHHLPSQAPPLQGLHVASHPPIGSQRPIHSATGQSRPLPSMSSDQGRVAVPSLALNTGHAGPLVTTQSFTSSAAYAPPQASPLSLPPLVPGVRAMATVYPNATTYAPQQSVLVTSGPSVSSAPQSVTTPTTSFPPMSYGTPTKRPSPQHHLASSANMAGSSPLSVDPYGHHSGTPMGNAGATSGLHTPISHSPSVYLQQRDSPYKPVRQVNTLLIPPASAFLHQYHFQNAVTPNQMHYQPLGRRNEYRTGIVPEYTMDRQHSYPSSQQVLPDPAPHRPPHVPPVGRPDSFRSHY, via the coding sequence ATGGGGACAACCTACGAGATGCCTCACTTGGCATCCTCCAAaaaccacatccaccaccattcGACCCACGCCCCACCAATGCCCCAGCAAGATCGCTACCGATCCGCCCTGAACGAGCGACCACCGCCGAACGAGCAAATATACAATTCCACCTCACGATGTTCTGCACCTGTCTATCAGCAGCCCCATGTCCAACAAGCTCCGAGACCAAacctgccctcctcctctgctgctcCCGTCGCCGCGTTGCCGAGCTCAACGGTTGCCCCTAACCAACGACGAGGGGCAAACCGGCACTCTTCCCgaccatcatcgccgccatTGGACATGAGCCTGGTGTTTCACAGCATGGAAATTCCAGAATGCATCAGCCCGAGGAGTGGGAATCTGGGAGACTTTATGGCCGAGGTCGCGGCTCTCTTTTGGTTCGAGTCTCCGCAGACGTTTGAGACGGCTGAAAAAATACGGACCTTGCCACCAAACGCCGCCATTGCTAGATTGTCGGCCAACGCTGTGGCGTCATCCGACTTCAAGAAATGGGTAATGAATATCGTGGACGCTACAAAGATCACCCAAAATGTGGCGCTGCTTGCGCTTCTCTACATCTATAGGCTCAAAATGGCCAACCCCAGCGTGAAGGGTCGACCGGGCAGCGAGTTCCGCTTGTTGACCGTCGCCCTGATGCTTGGGAACAAGTTTCTGGATGACAACACCTATACCAACAAGACATGGGCAGAGGTGTCGGGCATTGGGGTGAATGAGATTCACGTGATGGAGGTTGAGTTCTTGAGCAACATGAGATATAGTTTGCTGGTTTCTGCCGAGCAGTGGCGCGCATGGCTGGACAAGCTCGCCAACGTGTACGAGTACCTGGAAATCGCCAAACGATCACCCTCACCTTCGCCATCGCCGCTGTTGATGCCGTCGCCGAGCCATCGCGCTTTTGCCTCACCAACTCCATCTCCGATGAGCACCGCCGCGATGCAGCCGACCCCAGCCGGGCCCTTTTCTGGCGGAAACATACAGAACAGCAACAATCATGGGCCAGTGGGCTGGCCACACCCCTATTCATCCAACAATGCCGTTTCCCCCCTTGCCTTGAAGCCAGAACAGCACCTTTTAAGGAAGCGCAGTTTTACCGAAGATGACCCGACCGAGCCCCCTGCGAAGCGTCTTGGCCGTGCTGCCCCtgaacaaccccaacccatccacctgccagcccaccacctcccatcgCAGGCACCACCGCTCCAAGGTCTACACGTTGCCTCGCACCCTCCTATCGGCTCTCAGCGACCTATCCACTCTGCTACCGGCCAGAGTCGGCCACTTCCATCCATGAGCTCAGATCAAGGGCGTGTTGCCGTGCCCAGTTTGGCACTGAACACAGGCCATGCTGGTCCCCTCGTGACAACCCAGTCGTTCACATCCTCGGCGGCATACGCACCGCCACAGGCTTCACCACTGTCACTGCCGCCGCTTGTGCCGGGTGTGCGTGCCATGGCCACCGTGTACCCCAATGCCACCACTTATGCGCCCCAGCAGTCTGTGCTGGTTACATCCGGGCCCAGTGTGAGCTCGGCGCCACAGTCGGTGACCACTCCGACAACAAGCTTCCCGCCCATGTCCTATGGCACGCCAACAAAGCGTCCATctccccagcaccacctGGCTTCCAGCGCCAACATGGCCGGGTCTTCGCCACTCTCCGTCGACCCCTATGGTCATCATTCTGGGACACCCATGGGGAACGCTGGGGCCACCAGCGGACTGCACACACCCATCTCACACTCGCCATCGGTTTATCTGCAGCAACGCGATAGTCCGTACAAGCCCGTGAGACAAGTCAACACGCTGCTCATCCCGCCCGCGTCTGCCTTCCTCCACCAGTACCATTTCCAGAACGCTGTTACGCCAAACCAGATGCACTATCAGCCGCTTGGAAGGAGGAACGAATACCGGACAGGCATTGTGCCAGAGTACACCATGGACAGACAGCACTCTTACCCTTCTTCGCAACAGGTGCTTCCCGATCCCGCACCGCATCGACCCCCTCACGTGCCGCCTGTCGGGCGCCCGGATTCATTCCGTTCGCACTACTAA